The Kribbella amoyensis genomic sequence CCGATGCTCATGATTTCGTTGCAATAGAGGGAAGTTGCAACGGAATCACTTGTTCGTGACGGTCTCCTTTGACAGTATCGCCGGGGTCCAGCATTTTTTCCTGCTGGTTCCTTGGGGAGGTTCCGATGAGCGTCCGCCCGAACACCGTCAGCCGCCGCAGCGTGCTGACCGGCCTTTCACTCTCCGCGCTCGGCCTGTCCGGCTCGAGCCTGCTGTCCGGCTGCGGTACGCCGGCGGCCAAGCAGACCGAGGCGCAGTGTGTGAGCACGGACCTGTCCTCGTCGGAGAAGGTGCTGAACTTCAGCAACTGGCCGAGCTACATGGACGAGGCCGACGAGAAGGTGAACGGCAAGACGGTGCTGCCGACCCTGGCCGGCTTCGAGAAGCAGAGTGGCATCAAGGTCACGTACACCACCGACATCAACGACAACCAGGAGTTCTACGCGAAGGTCAAGGACCAGCTGGGCGCCTGCCAGCCCACCGGCCGCGACCTGTTCGTGCTGACCGACTGGATGGCGGGCCGGATGATCCAGCTGGGCTGGATCCAGAAGCTCGACAAGGCCAAGATCCCGAACGTCGACGCGAACCTGATCCCGACGCTGCGCCATCCGGCCTGGGACGAGAACCGCGACTTCAGCGTGCCGTGGACCACCGGCCTGACCGGGATCGCGTACAACGCCAAGCAGACCAAGGAGGTGCGCAACTTCACCGAGCTGCTCACCCGGCCCGACCTGAAGGGCAAGGTCACGCTGCTCACCGAGATGCGGGACACGATGCTGTTCATGCTCCGGATGATCGGCGCCGACCCGACCAAGTTCACCGACGAGCAGTGGACCAAGGCGCTGGAGAAGCTGCAGGGCTTCGTCGCGTCCAGCCAGATCCGCCGGTTCACCGGCAACGACTACATCCAGGACCTGAACGTGGGCAACATCCACGCCTGCGAAGCGTGGTCGGGCGACGTCATCGCGTTGCAGGCGGACAACCCGGACATCAAGTGGGTGGTGCCCGAGGAGGGCCTGTCGATCTGGTCCGACAACCTGCTGGTGCCGAACAAGGCGACCCACAAGGCGAACGCCGAAGCGCTGATGAACTACTACTACGAGCCGACGGTCGCGGCCACCCTGTCGGCCTGGATGAACTACATCTGCCCGGTCAAGGGCGCCCAGCAGGCGATGGAGAAGATCGCCCCCGACCTGGTCGACAGCCCGCTGATCTTCCCCACCGAGGCGGACCTGAAGAAGACCTACCTGTTCATGCCGCTCGACGAAGCCAAGGCCAAGCAGTACGAGTCGGACTACAACCGGGTGATCGGAGGCTGAGCGCGATGGCCGGCGATCTCGTCCTCTCCGGTGTCAGCAAACGGTTCGGGGCCTTCACCGCCGTGCACGAGCTCGACCTGACCGTTCCCGAGGGCGCGTTCTTCGCCCTGCTCGGCCCGTCCGGCTGCGGCAAGACCACCACGTTGCGGATGATCGCCGGACTGGAGGACCCGAGCGCCGGCAAGGTGGCTCTCGGCACCCAGGACATCACCGAGCTCCGGCCGTACCAGCGTCCGGTGAACACGGTCTTCCAGAACTACGCGTTGTTCCCGCACCTGGACATCTACGAGAACGTCGCCTTCGGACTGCGCCGCCGCGGCGTCAAGGAGATCCGCCCCCAGGTCGAGGAGATGCTCGAACTGGTCGAGCTCGGCAGCTTCGGCAAGCGCAAGCCGGCCCAGTTGTCCGGTGGCCAGCAGCAACGGGTCGCGCTGGCCCGGGCGCTGATCAACCGGCCGCAGGTGCTGTTGCTGGACGAGCCGCTCGGCGCCCTGGACCTCAAGCTGCGTCGGCAGATGCAGATCGAGCTGAAACGGATCCAGACCGAGGTCGGCATCACCTTCGTGCACGTCACGCACGACCAGGAAGAGGCCATGACGATGGCCGACACGATCGCGGTGATGAACGCCGGCGTGGTCGAGCAGCGCGGCGGTCCGGCCGACCTGTACGACCTGCCCGCGACGACGTTCGTGGCGAACTTCCTCGGCCAGTCGAACCTGGTCGCCGGCACCGTGCTGGAGCGGTCCGGATCCGACCAGGTGATCGAGGTGCACGGCAGCAAGCAGGTGGTCCCGGCCGGTCGGTCGCGGGTGAC encodes the following:
- a CDS encoding polyamine ABC transporter substrate-binding protein, with the translated sequence MSVRPNTVSRRSVLTGLSLSALGLSGSSLLSGCGTPAAKQTEAQCVSTDLSSSEKVLNFSNWPSYMDEADEKVNGKTVLPTLAGFEKQSGIKVTYTTDINDNQEFYAKVKDQLGACQPTGRDLFVLTDWMAGRMIQLGWIQKLDKAKIPNVDANLIPTLRHPAWDENRDFSVPWTTGLTGIAYNAKQTKEVRNFTELLTRPDLKGKVTLLTEMRDTMLFMLRMIGADPTKFTDEQWTKALEKLQGFVASSQIRRFTGNDYIQDLNVGNIHACEAWSGDVIALQADNPDIKWVVPEEGLSIWSDNLLVPNKATHKANAEALMNYYYEPTVAATLSAWMNYICPVKGAQQAMEKIAPDLVDSPLIFPTEADLKKTYLFMPLDEAKAKQYESDYNRVIGG
- a CDS encoding ABC transporter ATP-binding protein, yielding MAGDLVLSGVSKRFGAFTAVHELDLTVPEGAFFALLGPSGCGKTTTLRMIAGLEDPSAGKVALGTQDITELRPYQRPVNTVFQNYALFPHLDIYENVAFGLRRRGVKEIRPQVEEMLELVELGSFGKRKPAQLSGGQQQRVALARALINRPQVLLLDEPLGALDLKLRRQMQIELKRIQTEVGITFVHVTHDQEEAMTMADTIAVMNAGVVEQRGGPADLYDLPATTFVANFLGQSNLVAGTVLERSGSDQVIEVHGSKQVVPAGRSRVTDGEVWVGIRPEKVFLARPGTEADANGNELRGGVVTDVSYCGVSTQYLARMPWGQELTVFEQNTGARDTFAVGDPVDLHWNPSHTFVLDAGQDAHAGVEDLVDEIVES